The Actinomycetota bacterium region CTGGTCAGGTGGATGACCATGGTGGCGCCGCCCGCCAGGCTCGCCAGGGTGCAGTCCAGGGTCCCGGCGTTGTTGACGCAGCTGACCCCGGCCGGGGACACCGAGGCCACGGTCCAGGAGACACCCGGGGCCGAGGGCAGGGTGTCGGTCACGCTCACGTTGTTGGCCGCCCCCGCCCCGGTGTTGGTGGCGGTGATGGTGAACCCGATCGGATCGCCCGCGGTCACCGGCGACTGGTCGGCGTTCTTCACGAAGTTGACGTTGGCGCAGTTGATGGTGATGGTCGCCGCCGGCGTCGACGTGCCCGTCCCGTCGTTGTTGGCCTGGAAGCTGGCGACGTTCTGGATCGTCCCGCAGTCGTTCTGGTTGGTCGTGGCGACGACGTGCACCGCGATCTGGCCGTTGTTGGTGGGCGGGGCCGGGATGGTTTGGTTCAGGCAGGTCAGCACGTTGCCTGTGATCGTGCATCCCACAGCTGTGGTGTTGCCCGAGTCGACACTCCACGAGGTTCCGGTCAGGGCGGGAATCGTGTCGGTGATCGTGACCCCATTGGCGTCGCCCGGCCCGGCGTTCTGCACCATGATCGTGAACCCGACCTGGCCTCCAGCGTCCACCATCGCCTTGTCGGCCGTCTTCGTGATGGAGATGTTCGGGTGGTTGACCGCCACGCTTGCGGTCGAGGACACCGACGGCGCATTGGTCGCGGTGGCGGTGGCGGTGTTCGGGATCGAGCCGGCGGTGCTTAGGCTGGAGGGGCTGGACACCTGCACGTTGAAGCCCTGGTTCTGGTTCAGGTTGCCGACGGTGCAGTTCAGCACCTGGGCGTTGATCGGCCCCGAGATCGTGCACGGCTGCGACGCCGGGCTGAACGTCCACGCCACGCCGGTGTTCGGCAGGGGGTCGGTGATCGTGACCCCGGTCGCCGTCCCGGTCGTGGTATTGGTCACCCCGATGTTGAAGGCCACCGGGCCGCCGGCAGTGACGGTGGGCGTGACCGGGACCTTGTTGATCGTCAGCGTGGGGCAGTTGACGACGACGGACGCCGACGAGGTGCCGCCCCCGTCATTGGTGGTGGTCACCGAGGCGGTGTTCGGGATGGTGCCGCAGCTGGCCGGCGTCGAGGGCGAGGTCAGGTGGATGCTGGCCGACTGCCCGGCGTTCAGGGACCCGATGGCGCAGGTCAGGACGCCGCCGGTGGTGCTGCAGGTCCCGACGGTCGGGGTGGCGGTCCACACGGTCCCGGGCGTGGTGGGCAGGGTGTCCGTCACATTGACCCCATTCACCTGCCCGGTCCCGGTGCTGGTCACGCCGATGGTGAAGCCGACCTGGCTGCCGGCGGAGACGGGCGAGGCGTCGGCCGTCTTCTGGATGGCGATGCCGGCGCTCTGCACGGTGAGGATCTCGTTGCACGGGCTCTTGGCGGGGAGGTCTCTCCCGGCGGTGCTCCCGTTGTAGGTGGCCTGCCAGTAGTACGTGCCCCCGGTCGGGAAGGTGACGTTGCTGCTGGGCTGGACCACTCCGTTGGCCGCCACCAACACCGTCTGGCTGACCGCCGGGCTCGTGGAGGCGACGGTGCAGTTGGGGTCGGTGAAGACCTGGTAGGTGAGCGTGCCCGACGGGTTGCTGGTCGTGTTCGTGAGCGTGGCTGTGTCGCTGACCGCCGAGCCGGCGGGCACGCTGATCGACTGCCCGCTCTGTGCACCGCTGCGCAGCGACGTCGAGACGTTGGGCGTTTCGCAGTTGCTGAACACGATCGGGCCGGCGAACTCACCCAGGTTCGAGGAGATGCTGCCCGAGGTACGGGTGTGGGGAAGGAAGGTGTTGAAGCACCCGGTGCCGAAGCCGGCGGCGTTCAGGTCGATGCCACCTTCCATGAAGAGGTCGGGGACGAGGGTGCTGATGAGCGCCCCGCTGTCGTCCCGGCAGGCCCAGCCACCACACGGGATGGTCGCATTGTTCGTCGCCAGCGTCACCGCTTGGTTCGAAGTCAGCACGTACTGCGGGAAGCCGCTGTTGCTGGTGGGGTCGCACACGACGCCGATCGGCCCGGGCGTCGAGGCGCACTGCCAGCGGTACAACCCGAAGGTGGGCGTGCCATTGCCAGAGATATCGACGGACGCCAGGAGGTCGCCCTCGGTACGGTGCCCTGCGAAGGTGCCGCCAGTGGACGGGGCGCACCCGTTGGCATCCGCATTCGTGGTGACGGAGGACTGGAGGAACTCGAAGTCGATATGGGTGTCACCGTTCGGGTTGGTGCGCTCGGCGCCGAAGAAGATCTCATTGCGCGCGGCACTGCCGGTGCCCGTGACATGTGACAAGGAATAGATGTCGGAGATCTGGTCCTTGCTCGTGGTCTTCGACAGGCCCCAGGTCAGGGCGTTGATCGCCGACCCACTCTTCAGTCCGCTGGAAAAAACCTGGGGCTGCCCCGTCCCACAGGCCGTGGTGTCGGTCTGCAGGGGGACGGGCACGAAGGTCGCATGGGCGATGGTGGGGTCGGCCGCCGCCTGGGGAGTAAGCGGGGGAGCGACCGGGGGGGTGGTCGGCCCTTGGTACTTGCCACCGTCGAAGATGCCTCCCGTGCCGGCGACAGAAACCACGTTGCTGGCACTCACGGTCCGCGTGGGCCCCGAGTTGCCCCAGTCGTACGTGCTCGTCACCGAGGTCTTGAGGATGCTGCCGTCGATGGCCACGAAGTTGCTGGGCAACGCGGACGCCGACTGCAGGAGCACCGGGATGCTGCCTGCCACCAAGCCCAGGACGACGAGCTGGCCCACCCGACTCTGCAGCTTGCGCCGGCGTCGGTTTCGCCGTTGTTGGCGGACTCCAGTTGCGGTATTGGCGGACTGGTTCTCGGAGTCCTGAGCAGATGAATTGTCGACCATTTCGTCCCCCCCCGGGATGTCGCCCTGCCTGAGCGTCACTGTCGTTGCCGGGCCGCAATCCTCACCGCCGCGGCCGCATTTCCAACTCGGCGCCCGACGTCCCCTGAGAGTGCCCACACGCGGATGGGCCGATGCCAGGCCGCGGAAGGCTACCTGCCAACTAGCGCTAAGTAAAGAGGGAGGGATGAAAAAGTGAATTATGGGTGTAGTGAATTCATACGCTTTAGACTGCCCCAGTCAAGCACCCGCCACGGACGGAAGTCGCCCCCCTCTCTGCGTGGCTGCGTACCGATATGTATTCTGAAAGTCCCTTCATAATCTGGGCGATAACTCCCCCGTTTGGCCTGAAGCTCGATACTCTGTCTCAGCCCTTGCACAGCAAGGGATACGTCCGTTCAGGCCGCTTCGACAGATCGCTCCCGGGGGCCTGGCTCCCCATGGCCTGATCGTGCTATCGCCCCCCTCCTGCAGGGGGGGTTCCCGGGCCACCCATAGGGAACTCCCCCCGTCCTCCCCACGGGGGATGGGCTAGCCCCTTTCAATAGCGCTTTCAATCGTCATTTCTAATGGTTTATCGCGCCCGGCGGCCGATCGATGCTATAATCAGGTCGATTCAACCGTTTCAAACGGTTATAGCAATTAAAGGCCGGCGGTCGCCGCGACGATACGGACCATTAGTAACAGGCCAGCCCGTAAGGAATGGTGCGTCGACACCGAGGCTGTCCAATTCAGGTGCGATGGATGGGCTGCTCTCGACCGGATTTAAAAACTGTATTACTGATCGCTTGGAGTGGGTCGTACCTCCCCGGTAGCCCGCGCCGCTGAAAGGAGCGTCCGGTATGGACCCATACCTGTCCCGCACGTCGCTGTCCCGTCTCGTCAAGGCCAGCATCCTGGTTGCCGGTGTCCTGGCCGCCAGCGTGGTCCCCTCGGCCGCCTTCGCCAAGGGCAAGCCCGATCACGGCGGCGGCAACACCAGCGGCACCGGCATCTGCTGGGTGTCTCCCAACCCGGTCCCGCTCGGCGCCCAGTACGACATCAGCGGCTCCGGCTTCGCTCCCAACGAGATCCTGCAGCAGTGGACCATCTCCAGCCTGGCCACCAGCATCACCTTCGTGGGCGCCGACGCCAGCGGCAACTTCACCGGTGCCACCGGCTGGGCGAACCACTCGGGCGCCTACACCGTCGAGGTGAAGGACTCCGCCTCGGGCGCCATCAAGGCCACCTGTTCGTTCACCATCTCGTAGCTTCCCGTTGTAGTTCGCAGCCCGAACATCAAGAAGGGTCGGCCCGCCGCCGGCCCTTCTGCGCGCATGATCCCTGCTCTGCGCCGTGCTCATGGTCCCTAGGCGATGTCATAGCCCACTTGGAAACGCCATTGGGATCATTTGTAAATTTTAATGACAACTGAGGCGTCCGTTGTGCTAGGGTCGCCGGTGTTCAGTGGTTTTCTGCAGTGCTCTGCACCACGGGCGGGGGGTCCGCGCCTGTTGGGGGGGTTTCCGGCTTACCGTCTGAAAGGAGTGGTCCCTCGTGGCACGCCCGGCCCACCGTCAACCCCGGCACGTCCCCACCCACCGCCACCCGTCCAAGCTGCCCTCCGCCCGTGCGGTCGGCACCGGCGCCGTGGCCGCGGGCTGCATCGCCATGACCCTGGTCCCCGTGGCGGCCGGGGCGAAGGGCAGGACCAACGGCGGCGGCCACGGAGGCGGGGGGACCCCGGTCCTGGTCGCGGGCGGGGCAGCCACCTGCTCGGTGCCGGAGACCGCCCTCGGTTCGGCCATCATGATCAGCGGGTCGGGCTACGCCCCGGGCGCCGTGCTCCAGGAGTGGATGGTGGGTCCCTACACCGGGATCTCGTTCATCGGCGCCGACGGCCAGGGGAACCTGGGAGGCGACCTGGGGTGGGCCAATCGCGCCGGCGACTACACCGTGACGGTGAAGGACTCCGCCAGCGGTGCCACCGAGGCAAGCTGCGCCTTCAGCATCTCCTAGCTTCTTTCATCCCGGCAGGAATTTAGCGGTTCCTTGGTCGGCAGGGACGTCAGGTCCAGGGGATGACGACCTCGAGACCCGCGAGGCGTGTGGCATAAATGGTGATCGCCGAGATGAACAACCCAGCCGAGGGGATGGCGGTGGCCCATGCCCCCAACCCGGGTTGGCCTTCCCGGACCGCACGGTGCGTAACTCGGAGAGGACGTGGGTGTCGAGCAGGAGCATCAATCAGAGGGCTGCCGGGACCGGCAGGTCGATGTCCTCCACGCCTGGCGGCTCCGAGCCGTTTCTCGTGGGGGTCGAATAGGGGTCGAAGGTGAGCAGGGCGTGCGAGGGCCCTCCCGGCGGCCGCGCCCCCCGGCCGGCTCAGCGTGCGTAGATCGCGCCCCGCATCCCGCCGCCCCAGTGGAAGCGGCAGTAGAACGTGACGTAGCCCGCGGCCGGAACGGTCACGGTCGCGGTCCCGTTCTGGCCCTTCCCCAGCACCACGTCGATGTGCTCGGCGTCCACGGTGAAGGTGTGGGTCAGCGTGCCGTTGTTGGCGATGTGCACGGTCACCTGCGCCCCGGGCGTCGCCTGGATGAACGTCGGTGTGAAGTGAAAGTTGGTGGCCGAGACGTCGAGCGAGAACGCCGCCCCCCGCCCGGCGTCGTCGACGTTGGCGTTGTCGTTCACCACGTAGGGCAGCGAGATCGGCGGGGCCAGCCCAGTCGTCTGCCCAGTGGCCTTGGCCCCCGGGATGGTGGCCGCCCTGCTGGGCGCCGCCGCCGGATGCTGGAGGCTCGACGGGGCCGCCGTCGGCTGGTGCGGGGACGAGGCCTCCGGTGACGCCCCCGAGGCGGCGGCCGACGCTGAGGCCGTCGCGCTCGGCGGCCCCTCCGATGCGCCGGTGTCGCGACGCTGCGGGATCAGGGCGGCGGCGAGCACCAGTGCGGTGGCGAACAGCGCCACGATGAACAGCCGCTTCACGCCGTTGGCTCCCCCCCGCCGCCCCGCCGGCGGCTATGACGGTAGCACTGCGGCACATCGGGGAACCAGGGATGGGCGTCAGGCCTTTCGCGCTCCGCGCCCTCCTGGCGGCTATGGGACGGTGAACGAGCTCGTGGACGTGGTCCCCGGCGAGCACGCCAGCTTCAACTCGTAGTTGCCCGACGCGTAGCTGGCGTCGATCGTCCAGGTCCACGTCGCCTGCCCTTTGGCATCGGTCCTCATCGCCAGCTGGAGGCCCGGGGGGGTGATCGACTTACCCTGCCCGGTGACCGCGAGGGTGCACTGTGCCCCCGGTGCCGCCAGCCCCCGCACCGTCTCCGTGCCCCCCTTGGACACAGGCGACGTCAGGGCAGCGATGGTGGTCGTCCCGACCCGCGGCGCCGCCGCGCTGGCGCCGCCCTGCCCGGTGGAGGCCACACTCGAGGCCTGAGCGCCGGCACTCGGGCCGCCCGCCTTGGTGCCGGTACTCACCACATCGGCCAGGACGATGCCCCCTCCGACCAGAACCACCACGACCGCCACGACGACGCCCCATCGACGGCGCCTGCTCCGCTCGATGCCATTGCCCTGCCCTTGACCCTGCGATCTCATTTCCCGCTAAGCGTGAGCGATCCACTTGCCGCGGTGACCGTGTTGATGATGGTGCTGAAGGAGTAGACGACGGTCGGTGACGGGTTGCTCGCCGGCGGCTTCGTGTTCTTGATGCTGCTCGGGTCGAACTTGATCCCGATAATCCAGAGCTGGCCGGGCGCGGTCGCCGGAACCTGCACGGTCGTGGTCTGGACACCTCCAGCATTCGTCACCGTCACCCTGGGATTCTTGATCACGTTGCAGTTTGCGTCATACAGAACGATCTGTCCATTCAGTGCCGAGAAGTTGGGCCACGGGTTCCCATTCGCCAGGGTGGGCCCGTTGTTGGACTGGGTGATGGTCACCGGGAACGTGGTGCCGGCCACCGAGTGGAACGCCGAGTAGTAGAAGAAGACACCCGGTGACACGTTGTTGATGGCCCCGTTCTTCAGTTGGTACCGCAGGGAGTCCAACGTCGGAGCGGTCCCGTTCAGGAACTGGGTGCAACTCACATTGGTGGGCGTGAGCTGCGAGCTCGCGAAGGGCCGCACGGTGTTGGTGATCGTGCAGGTCACCGACGCCCCCTGAGCGACGCTCACGGTCAGGGGCCCGGTGCCACTCGTGCTGTCCCCGCTGGTGCACGAGATGCTGGAGAGGTAGTTGCTGAGCGTGGTCCCCGTGCCGGCGACCTCGCCCACGGTGTGGTTCCCCACGGGAAGGGTGACCGGGCCGGTCGTGCCCGCATCCCCGACATCCGTGCCGGTGGTGTTGGATGAACCGTCGATCTGCAGGGTGAATTTGCCGGTGTCAGAGCTGGGCACGAGGTGCTTGACCACCGACAAGGTGCCGGTGAGTCGGGTGTTGGTGATACCGCAGGTAACGTTCTGGTTGGAGTTCACGGTGACATTGAGCGGCCCGGCATTGGTTCCCGAGGCGACTGAGGCCCCCGTCGCGTTGTCCACGCACGTGATGCCCGACCCGTAACTGGAGAGGCTCGTGCCGGTGCCCGCGCTCTCAGCGACCGTGTGCACCCCCGCGGTCACTGCCGAGGGACCGGTCGTTCCGCCATCGCCGACGTTGGTCGCCTGCGCCCCACCGTCGATCAGCAGGTTGAACGTGCCGCCGTCGGGAGTGACGGCGGACACGACGTGCTTCGTGACGGTCAGGGTCCCCCCGCTGCGGGTGTTGGTGATGGTGCAGGTCACGTTCTGGTTGGAGGCGACGTCGACCGCGAGCTGGGTGCCGGTGCCTGAGGTCGGGTTGGTCGTGCCGGTGCAGCTGATCGCCGAGGTGTAGTCACCCGGGTTGGTCCCGGCCACG contains the following coding sequences:
- a CDS encoding cupredoxin domain-containing protein is translated as MKRLFIVALFATALVLAAALIPQRRDTGASEGPPSATASASAAASGASPEASSPHQPTAAPSSLQHPAAAPSRAATIPGAKATGQTTGLAPPISLPYVVNDNANVDDAGRGAAFSLDVSATNFHFTPTFIQATPGAQVTVHIANNGTLTHTFTVDAEHIDVVLGKGQNGTATVTVPAAGYVTFYCRFHWGGGMRGAIYAR